In Harpia harpyja isolate bHarHar1 chromosome 17, bHarHar1 primary haplotype, whole genome shotgun sequence, the genomic window TACGCCCCTCCTTGCAGACCCTGGTGGCATACCGGCGCTTGCAAGCCCTGCAGAAGCTGCAGCCCTGGCCGCAGGTCAGCCTCTCCACCAGCTCTTCCCAGAACTCCCTGGCCAAGCCCGAGAAGGCACCCGACAGCGGCTACAGTGACCTGGACTGCAAGATCCTGCAGCTCTGCGGTGAGGCTGGGGGGAGCGCCAGGGAGGGGGCAGTGGGCAGACAGGGTGAAGTTGGGGTGCTGAGCCCCTCACGGCACTCTCGCCCCTTGTGCAGGTGAGCTGTACGACCTGGATGCCGCCTCGCTCCAGCTCAAGGTCATCAACTATGTGAGTAGttgcccccccggccgccccttGCCCTCAGCCCCAGGACATACTGGGGAgccctgttttatttaaaaaaaaaaaaaaaaaaaagaaaaccccctaaaacaaagaaacatctcAAGCATCACCTATGCAGCCATCAGTAGTGACCAGAGTGAACAGCCTTGTAATAACTATCAATAGTGTCCAGAGTTAACAGTGCCACCCTAACCGCAGAAATTGCAAAAGAGAATCTATGGGTCCCCCTCCTGCTCTCTAGTGTCCTGCACACAGCCCTCAGCAGTGTCCAGAGTGAACAGCTTTGCCCTCACCATCAGTAGTCTGCAGAGTGAACCTGATCAGCCACGGGGAAGAGGTTCTAGGGTGGCACCTGGCTCTGTGTGGCACGTACGGGTACCCTGGGCAcagggggggcagaggaggggccGGCTTCTGCCCAGGGGGGCTTGGGGCAGGCTGGGGTGCTGACCCCCACCCTCTGCCCCCGCAGCTGAAGCAGGAGACCCAGTcgctctgctgctgcctcctgctcgtCTCTGAGGATAACCACCAGCTCTTCTGCCAGGTGGGTGTCACCGGGCCGGTccccccaccctgacccccccccccatggggtCAGTGGGTCCCATTGCACCCCCCCAGGCACAGCTCCATGGGGCTCGGCCACCATCCCATGGCAGCTCACCCCCTCCTACCCATCTCTTCCAGGTGGTGGGGGACCGGGTCCTGGAGGAGGAGATCAGCTTTTcggtgagcggggcggggggggtggcgaggggtggggtggggggtacggagcgccggggaggggggggcagtgGGTCCCATGGGCTCACCCATCCCCTCCACCCACAGCTCACCTTCGGGCGCCTGGGGCAGGTGGTGGAGGACAAGAAGTCCATCACCTTGAAGGACATCAGCGAGGTGGGTCCCAGCAATCCTGCCCTGGCTCGGGGACTCTGTGTGcgtgtcccccccacctccccgcacCCGAGGACACGGTGTCCCCCTCGTCCCCAGTGTCCCCTGGGCTTTCCCGGGGGGGTTGGAGGTAAAATCCTGCCCCATCTCGCCTCCTCCCCGCAGGAAGAGCACAAGCAGCTGAGCAGCATGTTGGGCTGCCAGGTCACCTCCATGCTCTGCGTCCCCGTCATCAGCCGGGCCACCTCCCAGGTGGTGGCATTGGCCTGCGCCTTCAACAAGCTGAGCGGGGAGAGGTGAGCAGCAGGCTTGGctcggggggggggacacacaggatCCGACCCTcgccccttcccctctgccctgagctgcagctgccttTGGGGGCGGTGGAGCATCTCCATCCTGGGGGAAACGGGGGGGCCAGGCGTGGCGTGGGGAccgaggggggggacacacgcacaCAGGGGACCGAGGTGagtccgtcgtccccccccccccagctacaCGGAGGCGGACGAGCACAAGATCCAGCACTGCTTCTGCTACACCTCCACGGTGCTCACCAGCACGCTGGCCTTCCAGAAGGAGCAGAAACTCAAGTGCGAGTGCCAGGTGAGCCGGGGGGGGGCCACGTCACGCCGGGCACACACGTGTCGCGTGTCCCACGTCACGCCGGTTACTGACGGCGtcccctctgtgtcccccccccaggccctgctGCAGGTGGCAAAGAACCTCTTCACGCACTTGGGTAGGTGCACGCCGCAGGGAGCACCCACGGTGCGGGTGGCAGACGGatccccccccccacgcacagCCCCGGGGGACCTGGGGGGACCTGGTCCCctgagctgccagccctgcctctgcgGGGCGAGGGGCGCAGCCAGGAGCTTGCACGGAGCCTTGCTGGCACTGATGCTGCACGGCTGCAGGCACGCACGTTGCGTGAGCACGGAGCGCTGCGTGCCCGTGGaaacgtgcatgcacacacacactgctgcacGCACATGCAGAGCTGCACACACATGTACTGATGCACACACATGCGCTGCTGCACACACATGCGCTGCTGCAGGCACGCGCCGCTTCACGGGTGTACGTACTGCTGCACGCACACCCCCCCTGCTGCACGCACACATGCACTGCTGCACACGCACACATGCCGCTGCATGCATACACGCACTGTTGCGCACACACGCTGCTTCAGGCACGCATGCACTGCTGCACACGCAGtgccgcacacacacacacactctgctgCACACACACGCGCATTGCTGCATGCACACACTGTTACACACACTGCTGCTTGCACACACACTGCTGCGTGCACACATGCACTGCTGCACGTGCACAAATGCTGccgcacacccccccccgctgCACACACGTTGCTGCACGCGCACACATtgctgcatgcacacatgcacactgcTGTGCACACACATGCTGCCACGCACACACACAGTGCTGCGCACACACATCACTGCATGCATGCACACTGCTGCAGGCAAACCTGCGTTGCCACAGGCAAACCCACGCTGCTGCACACACCCATGCACTGCTGCAGACACGCTgctgcatgcacacacgcacTGCTGCACACCCAcaccccctgcactgctgcacGCACCCCTGCACCGCTGCAGTTCACGCTACCCACGAGGACCCCGCTGCACTGCGTACGCTGTGACGCTGCGACACTTGCACGGTGTGCACACACGCACCTGCACGCGTGCACGAGCACATGCACACGCTCTGTGTGGACCCCGTTCCTCTGCACTCCCCAGGCCTTTCTGCTGTGCCCCTGCagtgggggggggctggcacagccCACCCTCGGTGCAGCCTCAGCTGAGACCCCCCCCTTTCGTTGCATGAGTGGGGAGATGAGGCGGGCggcagctgcctggctgggggCTCCCTgaccctctccccccccccccgcccctgcagACGACGTCTCCGTCCTGCTCCAGGAGATCATCACGGAGGCCCGAAACCTCAGCAACGCGGAGATGTGAGTGAGCCCTGGCGCGGGGGGGACGACACCAGGGAGGGGGGCACCGGGTGGGGGGAGCCAGGACCCCCGCGGGTGCGAGCTTCGGCGTGGGCGTCTCTTGCAGATGCTCCGTGTTCCTGCTGGACCGGCTCAGCCACGAGCTGGTGGCCAAGGTGTTTGATGGCGGCGTGGTGGACGACGAGGTGAGCGCGGGGAGAAGAGGATGgaggttttttttggggggggagcaTCTTGGGGTCCTGCCGCTGACCCCCTCCCTCCAACTCCCTACCCACAGAGCTACGAGATCCGCATCCCGGCGGACCAGGGCATCGCCGGGCACGTGGCCACCACCGGCAAGATCCTCAACATCAAGGACGCGTACTCCCACCCGCTCTTCTACCGGGGGGTGGACGACAGCACCGGCTTCCGCACCAGGAACATCCTCTGCTTCCCCATCAAGAACGAGAACCAGGGTGAGGGGGGGCGGGCACGGGGCCACCGGGTTTGGGGGGCACAGCGCTGTCCCCCTGCGCCCCGGCACACGGGCATGGCATCGTCCCCCAGCACGCGGGCACGATTCGGTCCCCAGTCCGTGGGCACGATCCTGTCCCCCCCGCCGTGGGCACAGCACTGTCCCCGGCCcatgggcctgatcctgcccctgTCCCCCCTCCGCTCCCAGAGGTCATCGGGGTGGCAGAGCTGGTCAACAAGATCAACGGCCCCTGGTTCAGCAAATTTGACGAGGACCTGGCCACCGCCTTCTCCATCTACTGCGGCATCAGCATCGCCCACGTACGTgcccgagggggggggggggtccccaacccggggaggggggcgaggGGACCCCCACCGCTCTGCCCTAGAGCTGGCCACGGCGCGGAGGGACGGGGCTGGGGGGACGCGTGCGTGTGGTCTCTGTTCCTTGGGGACGAGCGGTGGTGgcgatgggatgggatggggagggcaCACACGGGGAGCAGGGATGTGTTGGGGGGGCCGGGGTGGGCTGGCGGGTGCAGGGGGGTGCTGCCCACCCCCAGCGCTCCCGTACCCACCTCCCACCCCGCAGTCGCTGCTGTACAAGAAGGTGAACGAGGCGCAGTACCGCAGCCACCTGGCCAACGAGATGATGATGTACCACATGAAGGTGAGGTGGCACGGGGACGGATGGGGACAAGGACTGGGGACACGAGCTGGGACCCCCCGCTGCCAGCGTGGTGCCCCCGCACTCCACCCCgaggtggtggcacggggtgggggggcagtgataCCCCGGGGCTCTCTGCTCTTGCTGGGGCTAATGTGTCCAAGGGGACAGCTTGGGGACACCTCGGGGACCCGGTCACCGGCAATGGCTCCCGCAGGTGTCGGACGATGAGTACACCAAGCTGCTGAGCGAGGGCATCCAGCCCGTGTCAACCATCGACCCCAACTTCGCCAGCTTCACCTACACGCCGCGCTCGCTGCCCGAGGATGACACCTCCATGGTGAGGGCCACAGGGACGGTCCCCGACTGCCACCGTCCCCTCGGTCAGGTCACGTACCCCAACCCTTGGGGGGGCTGGGCTGGCGGAGATGCAGCTGCATCCCCAAGCATCACCCTGCCTGCCAGGCAGGGgtggcacggggaggggggaccCTGCCGGGCGTTGTCACCCCCTGCCACCCACCCTGTCCCCTCCGCAGGCCATCCTGAGCATGCTGCAGGACATGAACTTCATCAACAACTACAAGATGGATCGTCAGACCCTCACCAGGtgggtccccatccctgtccctgtccccatgcccaccTGTGGGACCCCTGGGCAagcggggggggtccctgggagggGACAACGAAGACCCCCTGTCCTCAcagccctgcctccccctgccaggTTCTGCCTGATGGTGAAGAAGGGCTACCGCGATCCCCCCTACCACAACTGGATGCACGCCTTCTCCGTCTCCCACTTCTGCTACCTGCTCTACAAGAACCTGGAGCTCGTCAACTACCTGGAGTAAGGCCAGgcgccgtccccgtcccctggCCCGGCCGGGGTGCTCCCTGCCCTCccgcctgcctcagtttccctcctttctcccccGCCCAGAGACATCGAGATCTTTGCCCTCTTCATCTCCTGCATGTGCCACGACCTGGACCACAGAGGCACCAATAACTCCTTCCAGGTGGCCTCGGTGAGCCGAGCCCCGCGCTGGGATGTGCATGGGTTGGGGGGACGGGGAGAGAGCTGGGGGGGATCTTCACCCCCCCCAGCTCCGTGACTCCGACCGCTCTGCCTTGCAGAAATCAGTCCTGGCCGCGCTGTACAGCTCAGAGGGCTCCGTCATGGAGGTaaggtgtgtccccccccaaacctccccctgcccagctccccggGGCTGCGGCTGTGTGGCAGCATCCCTGCCCGCACCCTGCCTGCTCCCACGGCCCCGGCTTCTCCCGCAGAGGCATCACTTCGCCCAAGCCATCGCCATCCTCAACAGCCAGGGCTGCAACATCTTCGACCACTTCTCCCGCAAGGTGAGCCCCTGACCTTGGCATCTCTCCCCCGCCACTCCCCCCCGCCCGGGCCGAGCCCCCTCATCCCTTCTGGACCCCCAGCTCCCCATCCCTGGATCCGGCCCTTGGGatgcaggggctggcagggagcacgGAGCTGATCGCGCCAGCTATCTTGCCTGGCCCTGCAGGACTACCAGCGCATGCTGGACCTCATGAGGGACATCATCTTGGCCACCGACCTGGCCCACCACCTGCGCATCTTCAAGGACCTCCAGAAGATGGCAGAAGGTGAAGCTCCTGGGCTTGGGATGGGGGCTGTGGTGGGAATTCATCCCACCAAGGCTGGGAGGTGGCACGGCAggtcctgcctgtccccaaagTCCTTGTACAGGGGGTTCTGGGGGCCGTGGGGCTCCTTcctgagcccccccaccccaacccctgccccgctccctgcccggcaGTGGGCTACGACCCCAAGAACAAGCAGCACCgcagcctgctgctctgcctgctcatGACCTCCTGCGACCTCTCCGACCAGACCAAGGGCTGGAAGACCACCAGAAAGATCGCGGTGAGTGCCTGACCCCCTGCATGCCACCCCCCGGGGGCACCCGCACAtccccaggtgctggggaccAGCCTGGTCCTCGCAGTGGCATCATGCCCCACGGAGGGGGTCCCTCCATGCAGGGACCCCTGGACCACCCAGCAGTCCCCTGTGCAGGGACTGTGTCCCTGCCCAACGCAGAACCGTTCCCCTGCAGCTGTGGAGAGGGGTctggagggcaggcagggttGGGGGGGTCACCCCAGgcatgcacacccccccccccccccttgctgaCAGCCTGTCCCTTGCAGGAGCTGATCTACAAGGAGTTCTTCTCCCAGGGTGACCTGGTAGGTAGCACCAGGGCTTGGTGCAGGGTTGGGCTTGGCCAACGCTCTTGGCAAGCACCAAGGGGGCTCGgatgaggtgggggggggtggacaGGGAGGTCGTGGCCGGGAATGGGGAGGGGATGGcattgacccccccccccggcctcacCATCGCTGCAGGAGAAGGCCATGGGCAACCGCCCGCTGGAGATGATGGACCGGGAGAAAGCCTACATCCCCGAGCTGCAGATCAGCTTCATGGAGCACATCGCCATGCCCATCTACAAGTGAGCTGGCACCAGGGTGGGGGGGGCCCTCTGCTGTCACCCCCCCCTTGCCATACCAGAATGGGATGGGGGGGTGCTGGGCGGGAGGTCTTGCAGATGTTaggggggtttccaagcagcggGGATGGGGGGAAGCGGGGGTTCCACCCAACTAAGGGGGTGCAACCCCATGCTgatggggtgccccccccccccccgcaggttGCTGCAGGACCTCTTCCCCAAGGCGGCGGAGCTCTACGAGAGGGTGGCCAGCAACCGGGAGCAGTGGACGAAGGTCTCCCACAAATTCACCATCCGGGGTTTGCCCAGTAACAACTCCCTGGACTTTCTGGATGAGGAATACGACCCGCAGGCCCCCGACCCCCAGTTCAACGGCTGCCTGGAGCCTGAGGGGGGGCAGCCCGAGGCGGGGGCTGAGTGAGGGGGGGTgactgggagggggggggctgcggctggggctgggggccaggaGCATCCCCAACCCTGGTTCTCCAGCCCATGgggaggaggtttggggggggacaTCAGTGACACCGGACCACCGTGGGAAGGTCTGTGTGCTGCCAGCACCCACTGCTGGTCCTTCCCCACCGGTGGGTGACTGTCCCCTCCCTCTGGGGCAGGTATTCAGGTGTCCCCTCCACCCGGTGGTCCCTGGACTCCTCTTTGCTGGGACTCTGCCTCCGTGGCCGGGGAcaccgtggggctgggggatggaTGTGCTTTAAACTGCCTTAAGGCTGCAGGTCCTGTCCCCACGGGGTGACAATAGGGATGAGGGGTCCTCGGTGGAAGCACCCCCGGAGAGGTCGTCCCTCTGAAATGGGGCTGTGGGGGTCTGCGGGACAGAGGGGGACGGCGTGGGGCAGGATGATGAGGGAGAGTGGGAGTGCTGGTCGGGTGGGCTgcagggtgcggggggggggggggttccctgTGGACCCCAGAGTGGGGTATGAGGCTGTGGGAGGGCGGCTGGGAGGTCTGAGGACAGAGgagtcaggatcaggcccagggAAGGAGGCTGGCTCTcgctggaggagggaagaggcacCCGGAGCGGGATGGCCATGGGGATGCTCTGCCCGCATCCCCTGCCGGGTCCTGCCAGACTGGCCCCCACACGCTGGAGAAccagctcctgcctcttcccagcagctgctgagcatccCTTGGCTAAAAGCCCCCCCCTGGGGACCCCTGGACCCACTCACCCATGGAAGGACTCGTGTCCCTCGCCCAGCTCGGTCCCACGCAGCCACATCCCCTGCAAGGGCTACAAGCGTGCCAAGGCTGGGGGGGCTCCTGCTCCTGGTTTGCACGCATGAGGGGGGTTGTGCTCCCATAGGGACACCGCAGGGGGGTCCGGTCCCCGCCGTGTCCCCACCACGTGGGTGTTTCTCTGGCTTGGCACCGTGGTGCCCACCCGGGAGCCTTCTCTCTGCAAGCGGCTGCACTGGGGACCAACATATCCGTGAGCATCCCCAGCTCGCAGTGGCTTCCCAACTCCTGCCATACTGACCACCGTGCATGGACCCTGCTGGCGTCTCATGGTTCCTCTGGTCCTGCAGACCACCACGCGTGGATCCTGATGGTCTCCTGTGGTCCCTCCCGTCCTGTTGACTGCCATGCATGGACCCTGCCAGTGCCCATGGCCCCTCTGATCCTGCAGGCCACCATGCATGGACCTTGATGGTCTCTGGGGTCCTTCTGGTCCCATCAACTGCCATGCATGCACTCTGCCATCCTCCTGTGGTCCTTCTGGTCCCACTGACTGCCATGCATGGACGGTGATGGTCTCCTGCTGTCCCTCTGGTCTTACAGACCACCGTGCATGGACCCTGATGGTCTCTTGCGGTCCTTCTTGTCCCATCAACTGCCATGCATGCACCCTGCCATCCTCCTGTGGTCCTTCTGATCCCACTGACTGCTGCGCATGGACCTTACCATCCTCCCATGGTCCCTCTGGTCCTACAGACCGCCATGCATGGACAGTGATGGCCTCCTGTGGTCCCTCTGCTCCTACTTAGCACCGTGCATGGACCCTGCCATCCTCCTGTGGCTCCTCTGGCCATGCACGGACCCTGCTGGTCTcccaccatccctcctgccccgctGACTGCCGCGCATGGACCCTGCCATCCTCCCGTGGTCCCTCTGGTCCTACAGACCACCATGCATGGACAGTGGTGGCCTCCTGGGGTCCCTCTGGTCCTACTGACCACCAGGCATGGACCCTGCCAGCCTCCCCATGGTCCCTCCAGTCCCACAACCCAACACGTGTGGACCCCCTCAGCCCCGGGGGCTCTGCTCAACCAGCCCCACAGGGTCCCTGCAGCTGTGGACGACCCAGGTCTTTGTCACCCCAACCAAAGCCACCCGAAACACCCACGAGCAGGGGAACCAGGGCAGGGCGAGCTGCGGTGAGCAGCTCTCCTTGCCAGGGTTGAGTCAAAGGGGAGGATGGGGCTGAGGGTGGATGCTGAGCCCCGAGGGGTTGGGGTGcgctgagcccccccccagctgcatcATCCGGCTCGTGGGAGCTGGTGGGTTCACAACCACGGCAGGGGAAGGCGACGGAAGCGGCGCGGTGAAATCCTGGCGCTGCCAGGGTCGGTCCCACCGGGGTCGGTCCCACGGGAGTTGGTCCCACCAGGGTCAAGGGCAGCCCGGGTGCAGCCACGGGGCTGTTTGCCGCCCCATCCCCGCTCCTCTGCAGCATCCCACGGCACCGTCCCCGCGCCCGAGTCCCGGCGGTGCCGCGGCGGGTCCCCGCGGTGCAGCGATGCTCCCGGTGCGACGGCTCCCTCCCGGATTTGGGCTGCGGGGCGGCCGTTCCTCTCGTCGTCTCGTCTGTAAGCAACGCCTCGCCTGTTTTCTCGGGGTACCCGGAGCGCGTGTGTCTGCGGGAGCAACAGGAGACCCCCAAAGCCGAGCTGCTCCCCGGGGACAAAGTGAACTGAATTCCTTTTGCCTTACCTACTCGGAGATGCCTTTAGCGAGATGCTTTGCCCAAACCCCGGTAGGACCTGCGTGGTGACCACGTCTGGCTGCTGGCCCATGGCTTCGCCTACGAGACCCCCTCAAGCccttctgccccctccccacgccgCCGTGCAaggacatggggctggggggggcagagatGGTCCCAGAAGGCAGCAAACCCCCAAACTgcaagaggaggaaggcagctccATCCTTGGCGTGACACCGGCACGGCCGTACCGCCAACGTGCTGGTGGGCACAACCATTCCCAGCCCGGTGCCAGTCCGGGGGTGCCTGGCGATGCCGGGGTCTCGCCATCCTAAGCTGGTGCCAATGGGGGAAGGGGGGGTCCTGCACTGGGGTGTTACATCCTGGGTACCACACCGTGGAGGGGGGCACGCAGGGATGCCCATTTCCCAGCTGTATCCCACTTTTGCAGCCTCCGCCGCTGGTGTGCGTAGGTGGTCGATGCTTTCCTGGCTCCCGCCCCTGTACATAACCCTATGGATACTGGGGAGCGCGGCCGGCACCCAGCCCGGCTCACCCACGAGTGTGCACGGGCGTGCGCGGGCGTGCAAAACCTCCTCCGGCTTTTCTGTCCTCCCCTCTCGCGGCGCTGGTTGTTCTGGGCTCCAACAGAGCCTGAGGAGGAGACAACTCTTCTCcgtcttctccttcttcttctcctccttctcctcctccttcttcctcttcttcttcttcctcttcttatccttctcctccttctttattattatttttttttggtgggttttgatTTTCCTAAATAAATTTCATACGTCGATCTCCCCGCGGCGGGTCGGTGGGTGCCTCGTGTCAGGGGTCCCAGGGGATGTTCCGGAGCAGGAGCGGGGGTGTCCTCGAGGATGTGCAGCGGCACCAGGGAGGGACAGCTTGTGTTTGGGGATGAACCCGAGTGCGTGGGCTGTGCGAGGTGTGTGCAGCGGGTGACGCTGTGGGCAGTGCCGGTGTGGGGACAGCATGGTttgggggtgcaggcaggggttcCCTTGCAAGGTGGCCCCCCCCGCATGCTCCAGACCCCTGGGATGCTCCAGACCCCCAGTGATGCTCTGATATCCCGGGATGCTCCAGACCCCTGGGGTGCTCTGATCCCTTGGGATGATCCAAGCCTCCCGGGATGCACCATCCCCTCAGGATACTCTGACCCTCTGGGATGCTCCAGACCTCCAGGATGCTCTGCCCTGCCCCGGGATGCTCCAGCCCCCCTGACACTGGGTCAGGATCCAGCCCCACTTGGGACACCGCTGTATCCAGCCCGGTCCTGGGCTCTGCCAGGATGCGATGGGGTGAGAGGACCCTGCCAGGACAGGATTCCCAGCCTGCCCCCCCACCTCAGGATCCCACTGGCGCTGGGATCCACCATCCCTCAGCCAGGACGGCAGGATCCAGCCCAGCCAGGACCCAGCACCCATGGCCAGCCGTGGGTCGCGCTGCCGTTTGCGGTGCATGCACCCTGAGTCACCCGTGGGCACTTGCCCCCAGCGCACTGGGCTGTGGGGGTGCAGGATCTGACCCTGGGCTGCTCCTCTGGGTCCCGCAGCCGTCCCTgcgtgggaccccccccccgagCAGAGCTCGGCTCTGCCCATCACCTTCGCATCAGGGCTGTGGTTCAGCCGGCCCGCTAATGAGCAATTTATTACCTGGGATCAATGCAGCGCTTTCATTCCGGCCCGATCTGATGGCTTCATCCCGGGGAAGCGGCATTTAATGCCAGAGAAATCCCCGGATGCTTCACCACTGGCACGCGCCAGCGCTGTGTGAGCTGCCAAAATTGGGGTGAAAAACTGCAAAACCTGTCAAGTGTCCCCCATTCCGCTCCTGGCCACGGTTAAacccagcagcagagccaagaGCTAGTCCTGGGATTAAATCCTTTAATGCTGAGCAAGTCCCAGAGCAGGGCTTGGGGTGTGCCAGGGGACACCAGCAGCATTTGGGGTCCCCAGCCGggagcagccccctcc contains:
- the PDE2A gene encoding cGMP-dependent 3',5'-cyclic phosphodiesterase isoform X1; translation: MGQGCGHSILCRSQPYQAAASDLRGQQVFLKVEDAVPGSEALQDALLSLGAVLDVSCLRDALRHALVSLLPRVEHVYIYLLDGETRLICDDPPHELPPEGKLRDAVRRQKRLECGGLPPAELPGRQLGPLAAPLAPGTQVLIIPLVDKDSGAVVCVILVHCGQLSDSDEQNLHALERHTLVAYRRLQALQKLQPWPQVSLSTSSSQNSLAKPEKAPDSGYSDLDCKILQLCGELYDLDAASLQLKVINYLKQETQSLCCCLLLVSEDNHQLFCQVVGDRVLEEEISFSLTFGRLGQVVEDKKSITLKDISEEEHKQLSSMLGCQVTSMLCVPVISRATSQVVALACAFNKLSGESYTEADEHKIQHCFCYTSTVLTSTLAFQKEQKLKCECQALLQVAKNLFTHLDDVSVLLQEIITEARNLSNAEICSVFLLDRLSHELVAKVFDGGVVDDESYEIRIPADQGIAGHVATTGKILNIKDAYSHPLFYRGVDDSTGFRTRNILCFPIKNENQEVIGVAELVNKINGPWFSKFDEDLATAFSIYCGISIAHSLLYKKVNEAQYRSHLANEMMMYHMKVSDDEYTKLLSEGIQPVSTIDPNFASFTYTPRSLPEDDTSMAILSMLQDMNFINNYKMDRQTLTRFCLMVKKGYRDPPYHNWMHAFSVSHFCYLLYKNLELVNYLEDIEIFALFISCMCHDLDHRGTNNSFQVASKSVLAALYSSEGSVMERHHFAQAIAILNSQGCNIFDHFSRKDYQRMLDLMRDIILATDLAHHLRIFKDLQKMAEVGYDPKNKQHRSLLLCLLMTSCDLSDQTKGWKTTRKIAELIYKEFFSQGDLEKAMGNRPLEMMDREKAYIPELQISFMEHIAMPIYKLLQDLFPKAAELYERVASNREQWTKVSHKFTIRGLPSNNSLDFLDEEYDPQAPDPQFNGCLEPEGGQPEAGAE
- the PDE2A gene encoding cGMP-dependent 3',5'-cyclic phosphodiesterase isoform X2: MGTLQNTDALLSLGAVLDVSCLRDALRHALVSLLPRVEHVYIYLLDGETRLICDDPPHELPPEGKLRDAVRRQKRLECGGLPPAELPGRQLGPLAAPLAPGTQVLIIPLVDKDSGAVVCVILVHCGQLSDSDEQNLHALERHTLVAYRRLQALQKLQPWPQVSLSTSSSQNSLAKPEKAPDSGYSDLDCKILQLCGELYDLDAASLQLKVINYLKQETQSLCCCLLLVSEDNHQLFCQVVGDRVLEEEISFSLTFGRLGQVVEDKKSITLKDISEEEHKQLSSMLGCQVTSMLCVPVISRATSQVVALACAFNKLSGESYTEADEHKIQHCFCYTSTVLTSTLAFQKEQKLKCECQALLQVAKNLFTHLDDVSVLLQEIITEARNLSNAEICSVFLLDRLSHELVAKVFDGGVVDDESYEIRIPADQGIAGHVATTGKILNIKDAYSHPLFYRGVDDSTGFRTRNILCFPIKNENQEVIGVAELVNKINGPWFSKFDEDLATAFSIYCGISIAHSLLYKKVNEAQYRSHLANEMMMYHMKVSDDEYTKLLSEGIQPVSTIDPNFASFTYTPRSLPEDDTSMAILSMLQDMNFINNYKMDRQTLTRFCLMVKKGYRDPPYHNWMHAFSVSHFCYLLYKNLELVNYLEDIEIFALFISCMCHDLDHRGTNNSFQVASKSVLAALYSSEGSVMERHHFAQAIAILNSQGCNIFDHFSRKDYQRMLDLMRDIILATDLAHHLRIFKDLQKMAEVGYDPKNKQHRSLLLCLLMTSCDLSDQTKGWKTTRKIAELIYKEFFSQGDLEKAMGNRPLEMMDREKAYIPELQISFMEHIAMPIYKLLQDLFPKAAELYERVASNREQWTKVSHKFTIRGLPSNNSLDFLDEEYDPQAPDPQFNGCLEPEGGQPEAGAE